The Euzebyales bacterium genome window below encodes:
- a CDS encoding beta-ketoacyl-ACP synthase III, which yields MIPRTAAVLDGLGVAVPDRIVTNDDLAARLDTSDEWIRTRTGIAQRRIADPAVATSDLAFEAAQAVLKNAADDSPSAIVVATTTPDHPMPGVAPLVAARLGWDSVPAFDVQAACAGFVYGLASAAGLIAAGVSERVLLIGADLMARITNQDDRSTAVLFGDGAGAVTMRAGEPDEPGAIGPFDLGSDGSGVDHLVVPAGGTRMPGPDPDAAGRFLTMDGRDVYRHAVRRMTESCLALLDTAGLTTDDVDRFVGHQANLRILMAVADRLGIPTDRRVSNVDRYGNTSAASIPLALADATLRPGERILVTAFGSGFTWGSTLLTWPDLDRRGA from the coding sequence ATGATCCCACGTACCGCGGCAGTGCTCGACGGCCTCGGTGTCGCCGTTCCCGACCGCATCGTCACCAACGACGATCTCGCGGCGCGGCTCGACACCAGCGACGAGTGGATCCGCACGCGGACCGGCATCGCGCAACGACGCATCGCCGATCCGGCCGTCGCGACCAGCGATCTGGCGTTCGAGGCCGCCCAGGCCGTCCTCAAGAACGCCGCGGACGATTCCCCGTCAGCGATCGTCGTCGCGACCACCACACCGGATCATCCGATGCCGGGTGTCGCGCCGCTGGTGGCGGCCCGTCTCGGGTGGGACTCGGTCCCCGCATTTGATGTGCAGGCCGCCTGCGCGGGCTTCGTGTACGGGCTGGCGTCGGCGGCCGGTCTGATCGCCGCGGGAGTCAGCGAGCGCGTGCTGCTGATCGGCGCGGACCTGATGGCCCGCATCACCAACCAGGACGACCGGTCGACCGCGGTCCTGTTCGGTGACGGGGCCGGCGCGGTGACCATGCGCGCGGGGGAACCCGACGAGCCCGGCGCCATCGGGCCGTTCGACCTGGGCAGTGACGGCAGCGGCGTGGACCACCTCGTCGTCCCGGCCGGGGGGACCCGGATGCCCGGTCCGGATCCGGACGCAGCCGGCCGATTCCTCACCATGGATGGCCGCGACGTCTACCGTCACGCCGTGCGACGGATGACCGAGTCGTGTCTGGCGCTGCTCGACACGGCCGGGTTGACCACCGACGACGTCGACCGGTTCGTCGGACACCAGGCCAACCTGCGCATCCTCATGGCGGTCGCCGACCGGCTGGGCATCCCCACCGACCGCCGGGTGAGTAATGTCGACCGCTACGGGAATACCTCAGCCGCCTCGATACCCCTCGCGCTGGCCGACGCAACGCTGCGTCCCGGCGAGCGGATCCTGGTGACGGCGTTCGGCTCCGGGTTCACCTGGGGCTCGACGCTGTTGACGTGGCCGGATCTCGACCGACGTGGGGCATGA
- the fabF gene encoding beta-ketoacyl-ACP synthase II, whose product MTTDIAITGLGLVTPAGIGVDTAWAGVLSGRSAAAKDPNLHGIPIDISCRVADFDGNALLGRKAARRLDRFVQFGLVAAREAIEDSGLDPETWDGARVGCVMGCGMGGSPVWEQQHEIMLDKGPTRVSPLLIPMMIPNMVAGHIAIEFGANGPNLVTATACTSGATAIGVARDLLRTRACDVVITGGTEAALSPLSIAAFGQMHALSARVDDPAAASRPFDADRDGFVAAEASGVLVLERGEDAAARGATVRARLLGYGASADAHHITAPDPEGVGVGLAISSALRDAGVTAAEVGHINAHGTSTPLNDAAESRVIRRMFGDDAPPVTSTKGVTGHSLGAAGAIEAAFGALTLEHGLIPPTANLQKQDPEVDLDIVHGEPREVAVDVVMSNSFGFGGQNGVVVLAGA is encoded by the coding sequence ATGACGACCGACATCGCGATCACCGGTCTCGGCCTGGTCACCCCGGCGGGGATCGGTGTCGACACGGCGTGGGCCGGGGTCCTCAGCGGGCGGTCCGCCGCCGCCAAGGACCCCAACCTGCACGGCATCCCGATCGACATCAGCTGCCGGGTCGCTGACTTCGACGGCAACGCGCTGCTGGGCCGCAAGGCCGCACGCCGGCTCGACCGCTTCGTCCAGTTCGGCCTGGTCGCCGCCCGTGAGGCGATCGAGGACTCCGGGCTGGATCCCGAGACATGGGACGGCGCCCGCGTCGGCTGCGTCATGGGCTGTGGCATGGGCGGCTCGCCGGTCTGGGAGCAGCAGCACGAGATCATGCTCGACAAAGGTCCCACACGGGTGTCGCCCCTGCTGATCCCGATGATGATCCCGAACATGGTCGCCGGCCACATCGCGATCGAGTTCGGCGCCAACGGGCCGAACCTGGTGACCGCCACGGCGTGCACGTCGGGCGCCACCGCCATCGGCGTCGCGCGCGACCTGCTGCGCACCCGCGCGTGTGACGTCGTCATCACCGGCGGCACCGAGGCGGCGCTGTCGCCATTGTCGATCGCGGCGTTCGGGCAGATGCATGCGCTGTCGGCACGTGTCGACGACCCGGCCGCCGCGTCGCGGCCGTTCGACGCCGACCGGGACGGCTTCGTCGCTGCGGAGGCGTCGGGCGTGCTGGTCCTCGAACGCGGCGAGGACGCCGCGGCTCGCGGCGCGACCGTGCGTGCCCGGCTGCTCGGCTACGGGGCCAGCGCTGACGCGCACCACATCACCGCGCCCGACCCCGAGGGGGTCGGCGTCGGCCTCGCGATCTCCTCGGCGCTGCGCGATGCGGGGGTCACCGCCGCCGAGGTCGGGCACATCAACGCCCACGGCACGTCGACACCGCTCAACGACGCCGCGGAGTCGAGGGTCATCCGCCGGATGTTCGGCGACGACGCGCCGCCGGTCACGTCGACCAAGGGCGTCACCGGCCACTCGCTGGGCGCGGCCGGGGCGATCGAGGCGGCCTTCGGCGCACTGACACTGGAGCACGGCCTGATCCCACCGACGGCGAACCTCCAGAAGCAGGATCCCGAGGTCGACCTCGACATCGTCCACGGCGAGCCTCGCGAGGTCGCAGTCGACGTCGTCATGTCGAACTCGTTCGGGTTCGGCGGCCAGAACGGTGTCGTCGTGCTCGCCGGCGCGTAG
- a CDS encoding M20/M25/M40 family metallo-hydrolase — protein MIDTDVRDTLVNRMATHRIDLERLVTIPSVSAPGFDHAELRRCAEAVRDLLTARGCSNARLLEVEGSHPAVYAEWLHAGPDKRTVLCYAHYDVQPPGDLEAWTTPPFEATERDGRLYGRGAADDKAGIMVHVAAIDAWLSTHDRLPCNVKVIVEGEEETGSEHLDALLDGYGDLLRADVVIITDSVNWKVGTPALTHSLRGLTDCVVEVRALDHPLHSGMYGGPVPDPVSGLAKLLAGLTDDRGTVAVPGFADDAPDGPGSSSVDALAFDLDEFRQEAGLLDGVELIGAAGHHVLEQLWYRPAISVTGLDATPVAIASNTLAATARAKVSARLAPGQDPDRALDLLVGWLEDHVPWGLQVTVTRGAAAAGYYGDPDGPTMKVARRALAAAYGNDAVLVGLGGSIPLIEPLTKAFGDIPALLTGVEDPDTRAHGIDESLHLDDWECACLAEAYLFAELADGT, from the coding sequence ATGATCGACACGGACGTCCGGGACACGTTGGTCAACCGGATGGCCACGCACCGGATCGACCTCGAGCGCCTCGTGACCATCCCGAGCGTCAGCGCGCCAGGCTTCGACCACGCCGAGCTGCGACGGTGCGCGGAGGCGGTCCGCGACCTCCTCACAGCGCGGGGTTGCAGCAACGCGCGGCTGTTGGAGGTCGAGGGCAGCCACCCGGCCGTGTACGCCGAGTGGCTGCACGCCGGACCGGACAAGCGCACCGTGCTGTGCTACGCGCACTACGACGTGCAGCCGCCCGGCGACTTGGAAGCGTGGACGACGCCGCCGTTCGAAGCGACCGAGCGCGACGGCCGTCTGTACGGCCGTGGTGCCGCCGACGACAAGGCGGGGATCATGGTGCACGTCGCCGCGATCGACGCCTGGTTGTCGACCCACGACCGGTTGCCGTGCAACGTCAAGGTCATCGTCGAGGGCGAGGAGGAGACGGGCAGCGAGCATCTGGACGCCCTGCTCGACGGCTACGGTGACCTGCTCCGCGCGGACGTCGTCATCATCACCGACTCGGTGAACTGGAAGGTCGGCACGCCGGCGTTGACCCACTCGCTGCGGGGACTGACCGACTGCGTCGTCGAGGTGCGCGCGCTCGACCACCCGCTGCATTCGGGCATGTACGGCGGACCCGTGCCAGATCCCGTCAGCGGCCTGGCGAAGCTGCTCGCCGGGCTCACCGACGACAGGGGCACGGTGGCTGTGCCAGGCTTCGCCGACGACGCGCCCGACGGGCCGGGATCGAGTTCGGTCGACGCGCTCGCGTTCGACCTCGACGAGTTCCGTCAGGAGGCCGGCCTGCTCGACGGCGTCGAGCTCATCGGCGCGGCCGGCCACCACGTGCTCGAGCAGCTGTGGTACCGGCCGGCCATCTCGGTGACCGGGCTCGACGCGACACCGGTCGCCATCGCATCGAACACGCTGGCGGCGACAGCGAGGGCGAAGGTCAGCGCACGGCTGGCGCCGGGACAGGACCCGGACCGCGCGCTCGACCTGTTGGTCGGCTGGCTGGAGGACCACGTGCCGTGGGGGCTGCAGGTCACCGTCACGCGTGGCGCGGCCGCCGCGGGCTACTACGGCGACCCGGATGGACCGACCATGAAGGTGGCCCGGCGTGCTCTCGCGGCCGCGTACGGCAACGACGCGGTCCTCGTCGGCCTGGGCGGCAGCATCCCTCTGATCGAACCGCTCACGAAGGCCTTCGGTGACATCCCCGCGCTGCTGACCGGTGTGGAGGATCCGGACACCCGCGCCCACGGCATCGACGAGTCGCTGCACCTCGACGACTGGGAGTGCGCGTGCCTCGCCGAGGCCTACCTGTTCGCCGAGCTCGCGGACGGGACCTAG
- a CDS encoding acyl carrier protein: MSSAVYDKVKELLVEKFGVSEEEVSPEATFADLDLDSLDLVEFALAAEEEMGVRISDEEAEQLDTLDDTVKLLEEKGATVERA, from the coding sequence ATGAGCAGCGCTGTGTACGACAAGGTCAAGGAACTCCTCGTCGAGAAGTTCGGGGTCTCCGAGGAGGAGGTCTCGCCCGAGGCGACGTTCGCCGACCTCGATCTCGACTCGCTCGACCTCGTCGAGTTCGCGCTCGCCGCCGAGGAGGAGATGGGCGTGCGGATCAGTGACGAGGAGGCCGAGCAGCTCGACACCCTCGACGACACGGTCAAGCTGCTCGAGGAGAAGGGCGCCACCGTCGAGCGCGCTTGA